The following are from one region of the Lytechinus variegatus isolate NC3 chromosome 4, Lvar_3.0, whole genome shotgun sequence genome:
- the LOC121413631 gene encoding uncharacterized protein LOC121413631, with translation MSVVETTRFIRFRDSNNAWRYNFFLTFSKSLSKFECIMIPVMMPEIQMSLISLLFISVWVCTVSSITILEGPTNTASDLGTYARLTCRVADQGSEPVRWFRIDNKSIISTDSKIIKRALRRRLRIEGNTLLGEYHLVFRQVTRSDNGTYACGVYSTETRQTIMSPPVSLIVVEQPTCSLSSSESLAPGVTVTLSCASHNPGLDVSLSWHRPAEPEQVIFGSTNVNQTGNTRYSQLNITLRPTDFGESYMCKEASLIEPTFSKACTITPLETNVPVILFPKQMQAVQGQDVSFRCIIASKNPLTYEWYINGLRDYNARKDKYLFSPVTLDHNNTRVECRTRDDIAQMTGNASSILYVYPKNIPSVTTEAVVERSQDSSSVTLDTHFIGVPQGKTTQSTADKVTSDSQAATSPEIQDTVKPVTKEPSVNTTVNNAILRSPIPPSNVARDDLPSGLGSTSENKWSNMMVPVIAIGSVIAVLLVCVIVVLLLFLVRQNRVAHGSTADKDDSRKSDIHMDELRHPDVSPANRTLNSESTEMECDDAECLGPKYFTLEPGKRKVRRLERTCSHMIMNDSASEYNVLRRDASLRTPAGVQMNDYVRPDSQISTGDGDMSTVAAYAITDVTLGGGTSSLRRSKSCLRPLPAAPIEAIMNRSHYNIPRDAFAKGSSATESSGDSVTMSVVRRVMSDTIPGAYRRSQVATAFSPAGDEYAEIDTPPRASSPINFFTHSRPNSPDTLQENGLQSVKDFALSLASSYESGYDAASSDDVMDCDMSSPYATIDVLEQKDQSTLPEQTIAESNLGKEAEPKKMPVYAKIKRTRGTQVEDKNIDDDNDLLSEVVC, from the exons ATGTCGGTTGTCGAAACTACAAGGTTCATCAGGTTTCGAGACTCTAATAATGCATGGAGATACAACTTCTTTTTAACTTTTTCAAAGTCGTTATCAAAGTTCGAGTGCATAATG ATTCCAGTCATGATGCCCGAAATTCAGATGTCTTTGATTTCCCTTCTCTTCATTTCCGTCTGGGTATGCACTGTATCTTCAATAACAATCTTAGAGGGTCCAACCAACACTGCAAGTGACCTAGGTACATATGCTAGACTAACATGTCGAGTAGCAGATCAAGGAAGCGAGCCCGTCCGATGGTTTCGGATTGACAACAAAAGCATCATCAGTACCGACAGCAAGATCATCAAGCGTGCCCTTCGGAGAAGACTGAGGATCGAAGGCAACACGTTATTAGGAGAGTACCATCTTGTCTTTCGACAGGTGACTCGCAGCGATAACGGTACATATGCCTGTGGTGTGTATTCAACTGAAACCAGGCAAACGATAATGTCTCCTCCGGTGTCTTTGATAGTCGTTGAGCAACCAACGTGTAGCCTATCGTCCTCAGAGTCACTTGCACCAGGAGTGACTGTCACCCTTTCCTGTGCTTCCCATAATCCGGGCCTTGATGTGAGCTTGTCGTGGCACAGACCTGCAGAACCTGAACAAGTAATCTTCGGGTCTACAAACGTCAATCAAACAGGCAATACTCGATACAGTCAACTTAACATCACACTTAGACCAACTGACTTCGGAGAAAGTTATATGTGCAAAGAGGCATCATTGATAGAACCTACCTTCAGCAAGGCGTGTACCATTACCCCTCTCGAGACAAATGTTCCTGTGATTCTTTTTCCAAAGCAGATGCAAGCAGTGCAGGGTCAGGATGTTTCATTCAGATGCATCATAGCTAGTAAGAACCCTCTTACCTACGAATGGTATATCAATGGATTGAGAGATTATAATGCCAGAAAGGACAAGTATCTCTTCTCTCCCGTCACTTTGGATCACAACAACACCAGAGTGGAATGTAGAACCCGTGATGATATCGCACAAATGACCGGAAACGCCAGTTCAATTCTGTACGTCTACCCTAAGAATATTCCATCTGTGACCACAGAAGCGGTTGTTGAAAGATCGCAAGATTCATCCAGTGTGACACTGGATACCCACTTTATTGGCGTTCCACAAGGCAAGACGACGCAATCTACCGCAGATAAAGTGACAAGCGATTCACAAGCAGCCACATCGCCTGAAATACAAGATACTGTAAAACCTGTGACGAAGGAACCCTCGGTGAATACAACTGTCAATAATGCAATTCTAAGATCTCCAATACCCCCATCCAATGTTGCTCGTGATGACCTTCCATCTGGCCTTGGAAGCACTAGTGAGAACAAGTGGTCAAATATGATGGTTCCCGTAATAGCCATTGGATCGGTCATCGCAGTCCTCCTTGTGTGCGTCATCGTTGTTCTCTTGCTCTTTCTTGTTCGTCAAAATCGTGTCGCCCATGGCAGTACGGCCGACAAAGACGACTCTCGTAAAAGTGACATTCACATGGATGAACTTCGACATCCTGATGTGTCACCTGCCAACAGAACGTTAAATAGCGAGAGTACCGAGATGGAATGCGATGATGCAGAGTGTTTAGGACCAAAGTATTTTACATTGGAACCGGGGAAACGAAAAGTACGTCGTCTTGAACGCACATGTAGTCACATGATCATGAACGACTCTGCGTCAGAGTACAACGTTCTGCGCAGGGATGCAAGCCTGAGGACACCAGCAGGAGTTCAAATGAATGACTATGTGCGGCCGGATTCGCAAATCTCCACAGGTGATGGAGACATGAGTACAGTCGCAGCTTATGCCATAACAGATGTAACCCTAGGAGGCGGAACGTCATCTTTGCGAAGGAGCAAGAGCTGCTTAAGACCGTTACCCGCTGCGCCTATCGAGGCAATTATGAACAGAAGTCATTACAACATTCCCAGAGACGCGTTCGCGAAGGGGTCAAGCGCAACTGAAAGTAGTGGGGACAGTGTGACAATGTCAGTTGTACGACGTGTCATGTCGGATACGATACCTGGTGCGTACAGGAGATCTCAAGTAGCTACAGCCTTCTCACCCGCAGGTGATGAATACGCCGAGATTGATACTCCACCAAGAGCTTCTTCACCCATTAACTTCTTCACCCATTCTCGCCCGAACTCACCGGACACCTTGCAGGAGAATGGCCTCCAATCTGTCAAAGACTTTGCCCTGTCTCTAGCCAGTAGTTACGAGAGTGGTTACGATGCCGCAAGCAGTGATGATGTCATGGATTGCGACATGTCATCACCGTACGCGACCATAGACGTCCTTGAGCAGAAGGATCAGTCAACGTTACCAGAGCAAACTATCGCGGAATCAAATTTGGGCAAGGAAGCTGAACCTAAAAAGATGCCAGTTTATGCCAAAATTAAGAGAACACGCGGGACGCAGGTGgaagataaaaatattgatgatgacaatgatttgTTAAGTGAGGTCGTTTGCtga